One Alnus glutinosa chromosome 13, dhAlnGlut1.1, whole genome shotgun sequence genomic window, gTACCAGATTATGGttgatttatatatttttatattcgtACTTTAATACGATTCGAACTCGTCACACAACATAATCCCTACCACCAAAAAGAACATAGTTTTCCAAAAAACGCCTCCTaccgagaaaaaaaagaaaaaaaaaaaaaggtgaatatAAAAATGAGTGTGTAAAAGCTTATGTGAGACACATGTGCGGACCAACAAGAATAATATTTCACGAAAAAGATGcttaccaaaagaaaagaagagaagggggAATACTTAAAGTTGATGCAAGCCACATGCACATGATCAATATCATGGAAATATGGAAGTGCTAAAGAGGGCCTGCCACATGGGGAATGCGATCTTTTTCATtacatttgaaatggagaaggACTATTTTATTActagattttatatttaaataacgTGACAACGTATGCAATATATACACCCCGTTAAACTACGCACACCAAAATATTGAAGAACAACAAACATTTTAGTTCTcgaaatctctttttttttttttttgttatgattcATATTCCTATGCGAATTAGGACTCGTAGATGGTAAtagaattagaaaaataattgttgtacactataactcttgtacaattaattttaacaatttttttaaaaaaaatttatcattaaatctgTTTTTCTATGTGTGAATCTTAtatatttaatgattaattttaaaaaattattaaaattatacaaaaaaaaaaattataaacttatcATATCTCAAAATATTAAGTCCATCCTCCAAGCTTACATATAAAGACAAAGACAATTACTATTGCCAGTAAACCGCCAAAAGAGGTAGGCAGTGATTTGGGGACCATAATTCTTACTAAATGAGGACCGTACCATTAACCCACACTTATATCACAATcacatcaacttttttttttcctctaaaaacaTTTGCCAAATACAATAGATTGACTCGTATTTTGGTatgtttgaaaacaaaaataaaataagattttatttcactttttaaaaaataaataagattttgttttactttttttttaattttattttaaaaatctttttcaaCTATATTTGTCTCGATATTCGAGTACTAAATTCTagttaaattcaaattttaaaaaaataaacacccaGACGTGCCATTTACTCCTCGCTTTCTTTGTCAATAACCAAGTAAAATGAACGAATTagaatcattttcattttaaattaaatgaataatatcTATTGGatacaaatttcttacaaatttggTTGTAGAAGTTCTTACAAATATGGGGCTTGTTTGTCAAGCTCTTGTACATTACAGGATAGTGCTAGTCACtgtttacatattttttattttatttttatattttttaataacaattaacatcaaaacattcttattttttttactttttatatcacaacaataattttttattattattcaaataaaaatattcattacaatacaaattttttttacttttttataaaaattctttttattttatatcacatcatcactttttactaatttcaaaattaacaacccactactctgttctgttctgttctttgccaaacaagcccatgatttcatattaatgctattaaaaaatacatgagaAACACTTGCTATTAAAATGTTACGAGTCTACAATCATATGGAAAGATATGTGATTTATCTAAAAAGagtattatttcttttaagatTCTAGTAATagataatagtaaaaaataaatagatagtATGTTATTCCTAAGTAGTTGtgtattatctttattaatagtTCTTAGTAATAAAATAGCCATAAAATACATCTCTATAAAGTACATTTCTATATAACTCTATATAAATTAATTGGGTtgataaataaagtaaataatatTTGACTCTTGAGTTAATTTAAGAGATAATTTTATATGATTAAAATCGATATTTGAGGCCAACATACGTGGATCAAGCTGAGTGCTCGTAACCTATAAATGATTTAAGACCCAAAAAGAGATaagcctttaaaaaaaaaaaacatttatttggGTTTGGTTAGTGGGTAGCCTAACTATTGAGTGATCGGACGGGGTGGATTTGATTTGAGTGGATGGGTGAAGCCCAAAGTCATGGATCGATATCAATACAAAAACTGCTTACCAACTGCCATGGGATGGGACGGTGTACACTCATAGCAATTAGCATCAGCATTCAATGTCAAGTCAACCACCACACCACAACCATCACCATCCATTACTCCTCTTGTCTCTCATTTATTTATTGCAGCCAGCCAACAACAAaccccctttttatttttttatttttatttttggaacttAATAATTTGACAGTTGAATTAAAAGAGTCTGAATAGAGTCACATGTCACAGTAAATGGTTAGATTTGAACGTATAGATTTTAGATGAGATCTTTCATATTACTTGTCCAATCCGTCCTCTAAAAGCGGTAtatgtcttttaatttattattaaaaaaattgtgagaattacctgctattaaaaaaaaatactataaaaaaGATACATGTCTTTCATAAGTcatttcaaaattgatgtgacttttaaaattatcatttgaacaaaattcaataataatttatcatatatttaatagtaattttaaaagtcacaccAATTTTAGAAGGACTCTAGAAAGACATgaatctttttttaatattactctTACAAAAACATGTACTCCTTCCGAGCAATACTATAAGAAAGACTCGTGTCCTCCTTccatcctcccaaaattgatgtaacttttaaaattattattagatgtGTGATACAGATCAATTTCGGAAGAGTAatactacacatcatcctcttatTCTCCTTTTgttctcccaaaattgatgtggctcttaaaatcaccattgaatttttgatatatcactattggattttaatccaatggtgattttaagagccacatcaattttgagaggacaaaaggaggacaagggatgatgtatagcattactcatttcgGAAGGAGTTATGTTAAAAGACACATCACTTGTAGCATTTGGGTATGTGAAAAATTTCACACATTAGAGTTTATAACaaatttgtgtttattttaaaaaacacagtCATGCATTTAATAAAATCTTAccttgacctttaaaattatagttCAGTCTTTTTAATTGTACATTTTTGAAAATGCACCATCTTTCAAGCTCTCAAattacaatatttttaaaacacacttCCAAACGATATATTTTCAGCAATTTAATCTAAACGTTGCGCTTTCCAAAATCTGCTTTCCAAAATCTCATTCTGGACTGCTGCACCATCGCCAATCGTAGCATAAGAAAAACCAACACTACTATAGTTATTTTTAGTGTTATGATCCCACTAAAAATGGTCCAAACTTTTCGTTTCAGTCCGGAAAACGATAGATATAGGTCTTCCCACTCCAACTGTCCACAATATTGGACTAGATAACTAGATTGCAGAAATAGAATgacaatgaagaaaagaagataaCAAATATATAAAGGACATGCATGAGCCAAGCATATAAATCGAAGAAATATTTCAAGCACGGGTTGAAACAACAGCAGCAGATTCCAAATATTAAATTAGGGTGTCTGAAATAATGGATCACATGACACTTTTTAGTTGCTAGATTCCGAACAAAATTTTTCAAGAAGATCTTCAACCAGCAGACTGATTAATTAAACTGGCTCTTCTCACTATTTCTTCTCCTCTTTCTCGGCCTCAGCAGCCTTTTTCAGCCGGGCACCAATGTGACGGACGTTCGTACGCTCAATACGTAGCTTGTCATAAGCCTTAAACTTCCTCATCTCATCTGTGACCTTCACAAGCTCAACAGTTGGCTTCTCTCTCACGATGGGCATGTAAGGACCTTGAACTTGGGTGGCACTTGCAAGTTCCTCGGGACTAGAATCGCCAGCCTGCCACATAGTTTATGCAGAAATGGTTGAATAAGATTTTGAAACACAAAAATCAGCAGGTAAAAATTGCactttaaaacatattaaccgATTGTGTTTACCTTGAATTTCCGAGCATGCCTTGGGAAAACAACTAGCTTGGCCTTGTATGTCTTAAGCCTCTGGACATTAGCTTGGAGACTTTCCAAGGAACGGTTTCTGCGGCGATGATCAACAGCAATGCCAATTGTTGGAGCAAGTTTTTTAGGTATAGCAGCAGCCTGAAATGCTCTAGAGGTATTACATTAAGAATAAAAGAAGACTAACAAATATTACATTgctcaaatgaaaaaataaataaaataaaagtagaaaCAACAGAATGGATATCATGAGAGTTGCATGGGTTGCTTGAATCATCTTGCAGGTTAAGATGTCCAATCAAACATAAAGGTTTAGTCACTATTTCTTTATCCTCTAGGgaaacaaaactaaacaaatgtTCCAACATTTTTATGAGAAATGCAAATATATTAAACAAGACATTAATGAGCCCAAGAAAGAAACCTTCTAGCAATGCAATTGTTCAGATAATACACATAACAACACTCAACTATCTTAATGAACACGCATTACCATAGATCTGAAaatatggaaataaaagaagacCCGCAAGAACCAATTATTGATCAGATTATTTGTTCAATTTGCAGGTGCAAAATTGCAGTACTATATTCGTTCTAGCAGAGAAAGAAGAGACCAAGACAATCAGGTTACGAAACTGTTAGGAGAGTGTAGACTTTCTAATTAGAAAATGCTGTGTGCGCAAAATAGCAGGTAGGTATATTTGTTCCAGAAGGAATATGAAAACTCAAGATAAAAGGGTACAAAACTGTTGAAAGAGCACATACTTTTCTCATTGTATATTTATACAGTGACAAAAACAGGATTGCAGAGACAGAAGTAACGATCCTAAACCATTTagcaaaacacacacacacaaaatctTTAACTAGAAACTGATATACGCATTGTTATAACATCAGTCTCTGTATTGCAGAACCAATTACCACTTTAAAGCACAACTGgcatgaaaaaacaaaaagtctcACCTTCAGTTCTTCGAGAGAAAATCCTCTGCCAGCTCTAACTTTCATATTGTACTTCAAAGTTTGTCCATGAACAATAGGTCTCAGAGGTCCAGATGTAGGCCTTGGAAAAATCTTCACAGCCTTCTTTTGTCGAGCTGGAGATTGAAACATTCCACAtctcaaaaaaacaatttaagaagcaatacaaataacaaaataaagaataatggCAAATAAAGCATCAGGGGGAAACAGTGAACTCTTAGTAGAATTTATTATTACCATTCCGTCTCCGTGTCTTCCGTGCTGGTTGATTGAACCATGTTTTGACATAGTTCTGCCAATGCTTCTTAAAGTGCCCATTAGGCACAACATTATTATGCTTCACCATGGCCTACCTGCAATCCATAGGAAGCAAAAGACTTGTTTAAAACCATCAGGCATTAAGTGTACATGATCTATAACGCAAACGCAACTGCATAGAAAGCAAAATGGCTCCAACATCTTAATGAATACAGGACATCAATTTTAGAACACAGCTTTCAAATTGCAATGGACGGAAAGGACATTTTTAAGGTGGTGAATAGACTGAaaattaaaccttttttttttagcaaataaCACCAAAATGCTTTCTCCAACAATTAGTAAAGGGAAATGCCTCTCTTCCAAAATGCCTTAATTGTGCGTTTGACATTTAAATGACAAATAGGCTTCAGCAGGAATTTCAGTTGATGTACACAGCAGTTTTCAAGAGGGGGGAGTATTAATGAAAGGAGAAGTCCTCCATTGGGTCTCAAACCTCCAACCAGAATGGATTGAAGGCATCGTATTGGCAGCTGAATATGGTAGAAGCAGCAACATTCTTGGTTGGCCTTGATTGGAATAAGTGCAATGCAGAGGTTGATTTGGATGGATTTTGTATTCATGTAGGTTTTCAATTATGGGTTGCTTCAAGTGAGCTGGTGAATGAATTTTAGAAGTTATTGATGCAAGATGTGACGGCTTCCGATTTCGGGTTGTTTTTGGTGAGGGTGGTGAGTACAAGCCAAACAACTAAAAATGTTTCGACATCATTTTTGAAGTATTAACCAAACAGTgaaaattagttatttttttagagagaaaaaaaattagaaaatttatTACGCGAAAACATTAGGGATTTCCAGATATTGCTACGTTAGAAATTCATAAAGCTTCAATAAATATTAATGCGAAAGCTCATTTGTAGGTGACCGCATGACAATTCGAATCAACCACTCATTTTTTACTGCAAGGACTTATAGGAAAATTAAAAGAagcatttcttttaaattgtcaTTCACTGTGGTACAACGATAAAATATTGACGGCCTACAACAATAATAGCAATCTACTCAACTATCCCaattctaatttattttaatatctaaATAGCTGAGCAGACAACTTCATTTTCAGGCACGAATAGACCTAGAAGCCATTATAGCACAGTTACACTAACCATTGCACAAATCagtgtatttttattatgtcaaAAGACAATGAGATCAAATTAGATCAAGAAGGTCTCTGTAACttcaaatatgaaaatacaTAACCAGTCCCATGGGTAACTTCAAGCgtgaaaataaaaagcaaacGTTCTGTATCTTGGATTTTCCATGACccagaaacaaaaagatttcaTAATTCAATATTGAAATTCCATTCTCTTCATCTTATCAGCTTTCTTGGCAAATAAACAGGCCAAAAATTTAGacgaaccaaaaaagaaaaatcgcATCAAAATCCAAGGATGAATCAAATGACAAAAGAATTTACCTGAGACTCGCTGACACCTCTGCAACGCGGCGACGGAGGAGGCAATAGTCCTGGAGGATTTTTGAGGTTAGGGTTTTAAAGGAGTCGCCACGCTCAGAGATATCCTAAATTGGGCGGCTCAGATTTCGATCAACTATTGGACCAAATTGGGCTTTAAAACCCTAGATTCAATTGCGGCCGATAATATGTTTTATGTGTACTAATGAAGCTGCCCGGAAGAAGACCTCGGCTCAGTGGTTCATGGGCCAAGTGACTTGGCCCATAATCAACCTCTTGTCGTTTTAGGTTTCCACAAGTGAGCTCTTCTTCCGCTGCGATCATTTCATTCCAAAGGTTTATTCTTCATTGGAATAATCATTTcattcaaataatttattttgcgTACCAAACGTATCCCAAAGAAGTATGTCtagataaatttttaaaaaatatatgaaaaaaaaagtacacatacatCATTCAAACTAACACTTAATTTACAATATCCCATCAAACTAAAGATTTAATCAATGTCCCtccaaacaataaaaaaattacaatttctttcaattgacaaaaatatccttaataaaaaatccaaaagattattaaaaaagaattaatttttaaaataacaaatttaaaaataaagaattttaattttttttttaaaaaaaaaaaactagaaaaataatgttaaattttaaattgaaaaaactataaaaaaatgtttccCGTCAGATTTGAAATATAAAtgatttacgaaatttaaaaattgaaatcattttttgaaactaaAACAACTCTTTTagtcaaacaaaaatattttcaatttgactattattttcagttgcaccaaataccaaaaaaaaaaaaaatttacttggaTTTAGATGGTGTCACCTTACACTATTACAGGTCCATTAGCTACAAGGCAAATGACCTCCAACAAAACgataatataaaaacaaaagtggAAATCTTAAGGTAATTaaaattaatgctccgtttatttcgatgtaaaatggtttccgtcgtaaaacaTTTtgagggaagtcatttttcaacaaaatatttttcaccgaaaacattttccggtgtttggcgcgtacggaaaatcacaaatattttttatattttcaatcaatcatattaatttataaaatcaatttttattcacaacataaaaatattaatgtaaaataatataaaaattaaaaaaaaaaaaaaataccttctaTCAGGATGGGCGGTAAAACCCTCCTTTTACAGTATCCAATTATAAGAAGACAACGCATCAAAACTCACAAAATGcaataaaaatgaaatcacctgattcttttttaaacaaattaaaaactcaCATGATTTAAGCGTTGCCCTGCCAACCTTTGAAACAAGCCACCTACAGCTGCCTCCTCCACCGAACGTCACCACCAAACCGCCTCGCCAGCCTAAGTGGAGCACCGGCACTTTGAGCTGTTCAAGCAGAGGTACGACAAGTCGTACGGGTCGCAGGAGGAGCACAAGCTCATGTTCGCGGTGTTCAGGGCGAACCTGCGACGAGCGCATAGGCACTAGAAGATGGACCCGTCGGCGACCCTCGGCGTGACCCAGTTCTTGGACCTTACCCGATCTTGCTGACCGAAGATCTTTCGGCCGATTTTGATTGGAGAGATCATGAAGTTGTTTCCGCCATAAAAAATCAGGTACccatttctaaaataaaaaaatttaaaaaaaaaaaaaaaaaaaaaaagaaagaaagaaagaaaaatggttttattttatttatttttttttttttgtgaactACTTTTGGTGTGGAAATGtttggatttgatttgtttttaaatttatattggaAGTTGGTTTTGGTGGTTAATTTGTGGGGTAATATGTGTATTGACATTGATTGTGAATGAATTAATGGTTGTTTTGTTTGTAGGGTTCGTGTAGATCATGTTGGAGTTTCAGTACAACTAGGGCCTTAGAAGGTGCTAACTTCCTTGCCATCGGGAAGCTTGTTAGTCTTAGCGAGCAACAGCTTGTGGATTATGATCATGAGGTTTGATTATTTTGCTCTCCCTGTCTCTCTCTGTTCTTGCTGTTCCTGCAATATGCTTAATGTAGAAGTTGATGTTGGTTGATTTGTGTTCATTTCTCAAACCCACATAAATGTGCATTTGGGTATTTTTGGTGTGAATATCTAACTGCT contains:
- the LOC133855091 gene encoding large ribosomal subunit protein eL13z-like, with amino-acid sequence MVKHNNVVPNGHFKKHWQNYVKTWFNQPARKTRRRNARQKKAVKIFPRPTSGPLRPIVHGQTLKYNMKVRAGRGFSLEELKAAAIPKKLAPTIGIAVDHRRRNRSLESLQANVQRLKTYKAKLVVFPRHARKFKAGDSSPEELASATQVQGPYMPIVREKPTVELVKVTDEMRKFKAYDKLRIERTNVRHIGARLKKAAEAEKEEKK